GGCATAGTAGCTAATAAAATAGAATTTGATTAACAGCCTCGAGATATGGATTTCACGTTTCCATTACGATCTGATCTACCGTACGTTTTAGCCACCTGATATATTTCTGTAGTCGATAGAGTGTTAGTGTATGCCAAGCTGCCAACTGCTTGTTCAGTAAAAGTACTGACATGTACAGTGGGGGCGCATGCATGTTTGGGTGGTGGATCGAAGGTGGATGGATGCTGGAAGCTCATCTACAGCACGATCTCCATACTGGGGAAGAAGAGGACCAAGTTAGGGCTGCGAGATTTCATCAGCCTAGGGGACTTCCTCCAGATAATTGACGTCAAACAGGTCAGTAAAGGCCACACCTGCTGTAAAGTTTTCCCCCTCCGAGTCCTTGTTTGGATGCTCTCTATTGACCTCAATCCACATGTATTAAGGTGGATTATGATTTAAATTAATTTAAATTACACTCTAGATCAACTTAATAGATCAACTTAATACATATGGATTGAGTTAAATACGACAAATAAGGCCCCTCACTGTTGACTGGCTAGCTGCGGGTTACCGCTTCATCTGCTCGAACTTTTGAACCTGTAAGCACTACGCATATCTCGTGTTCTTGACACAAAAACTAGTCACGTTGGGTCAATGGACTATACATGCATATTTGGATATATATTCTAGCTGCATATACAAAGTACGTGAAATAAATGGAGATTTAGCGTCGTCACTTGTCTACACCCGAAGGAAAAGGCGGTGAATGTGGTAGAGTTCAGCGCGAGAGCACTGAAGATACTGACGGGGAAGCTCACCATCGAGGCTTCGTACAGAGTTACCAGCCAAACAGTAAGGcctcctttttttttcttctggTGCTCGCTAGCTCCTAGCTCCTGGTCTCGGTTATTAGGCGCTGTTTCGGCGAGTCTTACACTGCTGTTCCTGACCGCCTAATCGAAAAGCTAGCTTGGAGAATTCCTCACGACCTGTAGCTTTCTTGTTTTCAGAGAGTGGATATCAAGCTCGAGAGCTCAACCATCACCCCTGAGCAGGTAAAACTCTACCCTACTGCTGCCATGGACGATTCTTTCATAACGCAATCGTATGAAgtccactctttttcttttttggtctTTGGTCTTAACTGATCGTCACATTTGGATACATCATACATGTGTGCAGCTGATGAACATATTTCAGAAGAACTACGACATGCTCCTGGACATATTCAATCCAGAGGGCTGGCTGGAGATAACGTATCCTCTGATTTCGTTTCTATCACTGTGGCTCACTAGCTGGGTGTTTAATTTCTATGAACTAATTTTTTTGTCCCTCCATTTTAGTTCCCTAAACTAACAAATACGGAAACTCTGTGTTTTGGTTTCCGCATGTATTTGTACACTAAAACGAGGGGTCTAATTTGGTGTCGGCATGTCTTCCTCAACTTTGATGGATTAATTAACAGATATGTTGATGAATCGCTACGGATTGGACGAGACGACAAAGAAAACATATTCGTGCTGGAGAGAGCAGACCTGCCAGACGTCTGATGACGCGCAGTTCATGCGCACAGGCGATCCGTAATTTTGTGACGAGGAGCGAGTGTATGTAACACGCAGAAAACATAGCCTGCAAATATATAAATATGGTATATCCGACAGCTAGGACTCTTGCATGGTTATTGGCAGTTCGATGCAGACAATCTACCACTCGAAgtaaaaacaaacaaaaaaaaacTTTTCTTCTCGAATAAAGTAGGTATGTATACGCACAGGCACAGGCCGTTCTTCTTCATTTTTGAGTTTTTATGAGCATCAAAGAGCAgcgtgaatatatatatatatatatatatatatatatatatatatatatatatatatatatatatatactttggAAAATGGGCAGACTAATATGTAAGCAGGTATTAGTTGTAAGCACGCAAGCAAACATTTTAATTCGTTAGATTTAGATCCAACGGTTGTCGTATTTTAGcacttaaacccttccaccaccACCTGATATAGTTTTATAAAAAAAATCCTAACAAATCACAATTATATTTACCATTGGATACATATTTAACGGACTAAAAAGTCTGCTTACACGCTTACATCTAGTACCTGCTTGCATAGTAGTCGTTACCTTGGAAAAGAACTATGCAAGCTATCATCCTTCATATATATACAGAGAGATGGGAGACTGATCAACATTAGAAAGCAAAACAGCTGCTGTTGTATCTGGATTGGAAACACGCCTGTTCAAGTAGTGTTGGTTGTCTTGTTGGAAAAGTGAGCTATAGAGATCTCAACTCTCAAGGTGAACTAACAGATCCCTAGAACTTTATGTAGCTGCCTCTGCCTTGCAGTGTCTTCTAGTAGGTGTTACTATTATTCAATATATGCACATAAAGAAATCGCACAATGCTTTTAGATTAAGGAAGCAAAACGAGCAACGTCGAACAGGCCTGCCGAACAGGCGCAGGCAGCGAGCGCGCGCGACAGTGACGACCGTGCGCACCTCAGAACGACGCACGCCGCGAGCCATGCCATGGCACGCACCCATCCGTCCTCTGCAGCGCGCACCCATCGGTTCTCGCGACATGCTATGCCGCGCCTCGTTCGCGACGACACCGAGCGAGGAGACCGGCGCCTGCTGACAAAAGGCCGCCCGGATCCAAGGACGTACACACGTACTGGACTAGTACTATATACGCACGGACAGATGCTCGATCTCTGCTTGCTTGGCCCCCTCACCCCCTGGCCTCTCGTTCTCGCCTCGTGCCAACAAAGGAACCATcgcacgtacgtacgtacgtgtcATTTATATTGCTCGTGCTTAATTGGTGGTCTTGTACGTTCTCGATCGCCTACGCCGGAGAACGAGGAAGCGGTGGCATGGGGACCGGCGGCAGCTGCGCGGCGGCCGTGCGCGGCGCGAGGCCGGCGGTGGGCATGGTTGCGGTGGAGCTCGCCTTCTCGGCGCTGCAGATCTTCATCAAGCTCGCGCTCGACGATGGCATGGACGAACGGGTCCTCGTCGCCTACCGCCTCATGTTCGCCACCGCCTTCCTCTGCCCGCTCGCCTTCCTCGTCGAGAGGTACTGCAATCAGGAATGCCTGCAAGGTCGGCCTTTTGACAGCGCCAGCACCAACTAAACATTGTGTCTGAATTTCCACccaagacagagagagagagagagagtgactaaCAGACACACAATTGACCATGGCCTTGATAACATTTGTACCTCTCGTGCAGGAAGAAACGGCCACCACTAACCATGAAGGTGGTGCTAGGGTTGTTCATGTGTGGACTTTTTGGGTAAGTGCTGGCATCATTTCTTTGGGTCATTTTGTAAGTAGAGAAAACCTCACTATATCCCACAACTTGAAAAAGGCTGCATAACTTTgagtgtagtctacttcatccCTCACTCTAAAACCCCAAATAATCCTCTGGACAGTTTTAACCCCAAATAATCTTCTGGACAGTTTTAACTGCTGGTTTTGATAACATGACATTGATTTAAATGGCACCAATTTTTACCTATTTCAGTTTTATAATCTAATAGTATCCAAAAATCATATATTTCTGCACAAAAATTAGCAATAAGATATTGTATATGCCTATTTTTCTAGAGTTTTAGGAATAACAGCTTAATTACTAAAAATAAAAAATTGTATGAAACCTAATTCATTTCTTATCCCCTCTGGTTAAAGCTTTAGTAACACTAACTAATACTATTACTAAACTATTGAAGTTTTTGTTAATTTTATTAAGCAAGTTAAGTGTCCTTTCATCAAATTACTAACTAAATCAATTTTAGGTTTATTTTTTAAAACGCTTAGCAAACAGTAATAAAACAATATCTGATTTTTTACATAGCTCTTCTCTTAGGTAAAATAACTTATACAAATATTTATAAATTTTTGTAGAGGATTTAAATCGGGAACCATATAAAGTTCTCAGAAATATTTACGTAAATTATGGGTCCATATTTAAAGTTCTCAGAAAATTTTATAAATATTTGTGTAAGTTACTTTAGTTAAGAAAAGGGATATGTAAGAAACCGGAAATTGTTTTATTACTATTTACAAACTGTTTATAAAAATAAATGTAAAATTGATTTAGTTAGTAAATCAAAGAATTTTTCACTTAACTTGCTTAATAAGATGAATAAAAAATCACTATTTTAGTAATAGTTTTAGGTATCTTTATAAAAAATTAGCCTAAGATAAGGAATGAATTAGTGATAAGAAATTAAGCTATTTTCATGTAGTTTTAAATTTTTAGTAATTAAATGCTATCCCTAAAATTCCAAAAAAAAGGAAAATTATAATATCTTATTATCAATTTATGTGTAAAATGATATAAATTTTAAATATTTCTACAACACAGAACTGAAATAGACAAAACTAGTGTCACTCAAATCAATGACACATCATCCAAACTACAACTAAAACTGATAGAGGGTTATTTGTCTGATTTTATAAAGTTGGGGTTTAAAGAACCTGTTTTGAAAATGAGAGTGCTTGAAAGGTTAGGAGTTATGTTATCTTTTCTCTAGTATTTGTTATCTTTTTGTTACTTAGAAATGTCAAAGTACTTTTCTGTATTAAGAAAAAAATGGTTCGCCCTTTACGTCACTTAGACTGTCTCCAACAGCTTATTCATGATATTCCCTATATTATCTTCTATTTTAAACTTATTCACTCTGAACAATATAGTTTATGTGTAAAACAATATTTTTTATGATTATATACACGATCTGCTGGAGATAACATGCAACCAAACAGTTACGTATAAGACGACAACATCACTTAGAGGAGTTTAGTTTTTAGACACTAATTTTTAgtcactctattttagtttctttTATTCTTTAACTGCATCTCATATTCAGAGCAGCGACTGGAACTTGCTAGTTCTTGCCAGAAATTATCATCATCTTTTTGCTCGCACAAATGCAGAATCGCAATAAACCAGAACTTGATAGTGCTTGCCATGAAGCTGACGAACTCCACGACCATCGTCACAGCTCTCAGCAACCTCACGCCTCAGTCCACATTCATCGTCGCGATCTTGACAAGGTCACCGGGACTGCCCCCTACGTCCCACCAATTTTTCACACGCGCACCATTCTCACCATCGTAGCATAGATGTATCCCGTACAGGCAGGAGACGGTGAAGCTTGGCAAGGCCAGTGGGCGTGCGAAGCTGGTGGGCACCCTGGTCGGCCTCGGCGGCGCGATGCTAGTCACCTTCTACAGGGGCCCGGAGATCGGGTTCATGCACCGGCTCGCGCGCACGGCCGGGCTCAGAGACGCCGGCCGGCTCAGCGGCGGCGGTGGCCATGGGACGTCGTCTGCCGCCGCCCGGGTCGTGGGCTCCTTCCTCGCCATCACCAGCTGCTTCAGCTACGCGATCTGGCTGTCCATCCAGGCGCGAGTCGGGGAGGTGTTCCCGTGCCACTACTCCATCGCGGCGCTGGTGTGCCTCTTCGGCGCGGTCCAGTCCGCGCTGCTCGCGCTCTGCTTCCACAGGGACATGGCGCACTGGAGGCTCGGCCTCAACGTCAGGCTCTACTCGTCAGCCTACGCGGTGAGAGGAGAACCGATCGAGTTGAAGGCAGTAGGTAGCgtgtgctcgtttcttgactGTTCCTGGCTGATCTGCGTCTGCGTGCTGCAGGGCATCGTGGCGTCCGGTTTCGCCTTCCCGCTCATGTCGTGGTGCCTGCGGGAGCGGGGGCCCCTCTACGTGGCCATGTTCGGCCCGCTCATCATCGTCTTCGTCGCGGTGCTCAGCTCAGTCTTCCTCGACGAGACCTTGCACCTCGGGATGTACGTGCGCGAAGCTCATGCTCTCTGCTTGCATCGCTTGCTGCTCCTTCGCCTtcactttgctcttttcccgcCTCTGCAGCGCGCTCGGCGCCGTCCTCATCGTGGCTGGGCTGTACATAGTGCTCTGGGGCAAAGCGAGAGAAGCGCAGGAGAAAGCTGCTGCTGCTGTGCTCACAGATGAAGAGCTTGGCAACGACTCGTCCATGGCTCCTGCTGCTGCCAATACCAAATATAACGGTGAAACAAAATGATGAAACTTGATCTTGATTACGGCCTACCAACTCGCTGATCGACGGCGGCATGATGGCACTGGACCGGCTGTTTGTTCTGCACAACTTATGAGTCGGTTATGAATCATTACCTTGATCAAGCACTACCgaaatttggctctttgccgagtgctatattctttgccgagtgttttatttcgagcactcggtaaagaagctctttgccgagtgccacgtaaAAAactctcggtaaaagaaaacactcggcgaagagacTCTTtgacgagtgttttatttttgacactcggcaaagagtttctttgtcgagtgtctttttttgacactcggcaaagagctctttgccgagtgttttttctccaacactaggcaaaaacaatttaaaaatcatattttaaagtagtaaattaatttaaatgaaaaagttttcaactacaaatttgtataactcatcatgatgtacaatttatatattgaacatttcttcatatgacaaaataaaaataattttttcataaaacctatatctctctcgtagttgagagagacgtatagaattagtgcatattgttagaaccatcatgtgagataaacaaatgaccaaacaaccaaaataaactttgtagatcttgagaagttatagaagtttatagttgacaactttttcatttgaaatcATATTGTCAaggaaaactacgtctgaatttaaaaaatttaaaatttgaattttgaaaactacttcgaaagaaaaaaccaccaacatgaaagttgtaggtattgaagatttatgaaactttgtagttgacaatattttggtttgaaatcatcttgttatgcaaaactatgtttgaatttttcaaactgtctcggatggaaaaaccaccaaaataaaagttgtaggtcttgaaatgcaatgaaactttgtagttgacaattttttgatttgaaatcatcttatcattgaaaaattcgtgtgaagttttcaaatttaaaattcaaattttgtaaacggtctcggatgtagaaactattaaaataaaacttgtagatctcaaaaagttatgcaactttatagttggtcacattttcaaatgaactcatttagtgacttaaataatcaaattattctcgatttgttatagtacatggggaatgaaaacgtaatataaacataattggtgtagtagtgtagtggtataggatggtatgcgcgagagagaggttgcgagttcgaatctcactatTTACAAAatatagtgaaaaatgatagggtaacgattcttaatttgtcgagtgtttttctttgccgagtgtccgaaaaaagtactcggcaaagaaccctttgccgatgaaatagcttagacactcggcaaagaacgcgattccggtagtgaaagtCTGTTCTGGTTATGAATCAGTTATGTTTATTATTTTCATGAATCTCAAAGCAGTAGTTATTACCGGTCGGAATTTGTTGGAACTGTGAAAAAACGTGGCCTGTTGGTGGGATATCTTTATACACCTCTAATTTTGCAGTTGCAGTACATAAAACAGTGTCTTCATAAGATGTAGGGATGTAAATAGTATGGAGACCCGTCCATATTCGAAATCTCGATCCATCTAAGAGAGCTGAGATCCGATCTATATCTGAGTTTGTGTATTCAGTATCCGATCCGTATCCGGTCTATATCAGTATCCGATCTAAGGAATCTTACTTTGAACTTTGAGTAAAACAAGCTGCCAATAATGTGTTGTCGTCTATAACAACTGATGTccctttctagcttcgggaatccaatgctCTTCGATAAAGTGCTTATGATTTTAGCCTCGGCACGGCCGCGAATGCATCCCAAAATCTCTTCATCGATCCCGCCAAAGAGCATGAATTTGGGCTGGTAGCCGCAGGATATGGCAAACTCGTTCAATTCTGATATGTCCTCTTCGGAAAGTTGTTGGCCACCCAGGTGCCGAAGGTCGAAATTCTTATCTTCCGAAGAGGTCTCTTCAATTCTCTTTCCCTTATTAGGAGGCGTTGCGGCTACATCTTTCTCAACAACCACATCCGATATAAGTCTGTCGATTTCCGACATTGTGGTTGCAAGGTTATCTGCTTCGGCTCCGGCGGCAACTTCAGCATCGACAGGCATAATAGCTTTATCCGCTGAAGCTGGGGGCGGGGTCTGTTCAATAGCTTGCATCACATTCATCATCCGTCGTTTCTTCTGCCCCCCCGGTTTTCCCCTCGACAGTCGAAGCGGTTTCCTTTTACTGCAAGAGGCTAGTCAGATCTAACCTTAAAGAACTTAGCATTGCGAACGGGAtgagttcagtcattaccttcaaaatttatgAAACATCAGCAGCAGAAGGCGAAGAAGGACCTATAGTCTTGTCTGGCACATCTTGTACCTTCGTCTCTACAGAAGATATCCTGACAAGTTTTTGTTTCTTGGGAGCCGAATCCTTCGGTTTCGATAGAGTTTTTTTTGCTTCTTTAAAGCTTTATGGTCTTCCTTGACCGACTACATGGTCTGTCTGTTCAGAATGCTGACGACTCTTTTCCTTTTAGCTCCTCCGTTCCCTTCATCAAGTCTCTCGTAATCTGGGTACTCAAAATTTAGAGCATCCATCACATGGTTCAACCTTTGTTTTTGACGGttgccgaaggcagcagtcatcaattgatcatcTTTCTTCGTATAATTTTCGAGAATTTTATTGCACATCGTCTCTATCAGCTCTAGCCATTCTGTGCATGGTTTGCTAAATTTCTTCTGGAATTTAAACTTGTAAGGTAGTCGAACAAGTTTATACTTCTTTCCTTCCTCCTttttcttcggcattccccaaccACCAGAGGTTGGAAGCATCCTATTcgccaagtattcttgcaccaagtccctggtgCTAATGTGCTCAGCCACAACTCTAAACTCCACCTCAGCAAGTTGGCATGGGGACCCCACCTGCATATTGCATAGAGGTCGAGTCATGTCGAAGTTCAGTCTCAAGGGactcatgaaagggaaatgtgcccttgggccatttctataacgttttggtgattaagtgtccaacacatattaagtgagttgattatgtgtcaaacaagcaagaagtgcaaatcatgtaacaaggtacgtttctagacttagtacattgttttgagtactaacatatattgtctaagtgttagaaacagagaaaagatataaggaagaaaaatcgaagtccagctcggcttggcacaccggacagtgtccggtgcgccaggccaggctccggtgaacaggccactctcgggaaaactcggcggcgtacggctataattcaccggtctatccggtgagccaacggtcgccagcgcaatccgcgggtgacgcgtggcccgcgccaacggtcggtagtgggcaccggactatccggtgcgccaattgGCCCggaggagcaacggtcatctacgccagaataggaaggagatcagc
This portion of the Zea mays cultivar B73 chromosome 2, Zm-B73-REFERENCE-NAM-5.0, whole genome shotgun sequence genome encodes:
- the LOC100286112 gene encoding structural molecule isoform X1, whose translation is MAATVLFTPAQCHRATATTSGRGAPSHCALAPGHRRPGRGSVRAVPPEQSSLPQAAAAAVYGTAGDVKAALYRALDGANRGIFGMTSAKRSEIHGLVELLESRNPTPEPTAKLQDKVDGCWKLIYSTISILGKKRTKLGLRDFISLGDFLQIIDVKQEKAVNVVEFSARALKILTGKLTIEASYRVTSQTLSCFQRVDIKLESSTITPEQLMNIFQKNYDMLLDIFNPEGWLEITYVDESLRIGRDDKENIFVLERADLPDV
- the LOC100286112 gene encoding structural molecule, producing the protein MAATVLFTPAQCHRATATTSGRGAPSHCALAPGHRRPGRGSVRAVPPEQSSLPQAAAAAVYGTAGDVKAALYRALDGANRGIFGMTSAKRSEIHGLVELLESRNPTPEPTAKLQDKVDGCWKLIYSTISILGKKRTKLGLRDFISLGDFLQIIDVKQEKAVNVVEFSARALKILTGKLTIEASYRVTSQTRVDIKLESSTITPEQLMNIFQKNYDMLLDIFNPEGWLEITYVDESLRIGRDDKENIFVLERADLPDV
- the LOC103648659 gene encoding WAT1-related protein At1g68170, whose translation is MGTGGSCAAAVRGARPAVGMVAVELAFSALQIFIKLALDDGMDERVLVAYRLMFATAFLCPLAFLVERKKRPPLTMKVVLGLFMCGLFGIAINQNLIVLAMKLTNSTTIVTALSNLTPQSTFIVAILTRQETVKLGKASGRAKLVGTLVGLGGAMLVTFYRGPEIGFMHRLARTAGLRDAGRLSGGGGHGTSSAAARVVGSFLAITSCFSYAIWLSIQARVGEVFPCHYSIAALVCLFGAVQSALLALCFHRDMAHWRLGLNVRLYSSAYAGIVASGFAFPLMSWCLRERGPLYVAMFGPLIIVFVAVLSSVFLDETLHLGIALGAVLIVAGLYIVLWGKAREAQEKAAAAVLTDEELGNDSSMAPAAANTKYNGETK